The proteins below are encoded in one region of Bacteroidota bacterium:
- a CDS encoding nucleotide sugar dehydrogenase → MTKNKIKYSVSPDGEKFEIPQKEEYKSEFERVEKLAKKARKEGKEIVAVMGLGFVGVVMAAIVADTEDKNNKSSKFVIGIQRPSARSFWKIPILNQGVSPVKADDPEVDELIQRTVNERKTFVSTYNSDCIKLADSVVVDVQCDFIKNDLGNMKTGEAEITALEATIKTIGSKMKPECMVLIETTVAPGTTELIAWPILKKEFKKRNIKSVPILAHSFERVMPGKEYVSSIRDFWRVCSGCNLEAKKRVEIFLHEVLNTKDFPLTVMDRPIESETTKIVENSYRATILAFLNEWSLFAERNGVDLTKVIKAIQVRPTHSNIMFPGPGIGGYCLPKDGGLGYWAYKNILAFDDGDKLFKITPTAIDINDTRALHVAELTRDALRNLDKYISGSEVLVCGASYRQDVGDTRYSGSEILTRRIREMGADIKVHDPYVDIWYELEEQDTYYPPEHSWKRFFRNQEPLKDIHVQKDIKEAIHGVEALILAVPHEEYLNLNPEDIVKWAGNSIAIIDCFGILTDEKIKRYFELGCEVKALGRGHIQHIKKEVIRG, encoded by the coding sequence ATGACAAAAAATAAAATTAAATATTCAGTAAGTCCTGACGGAGAAAAATTTGAAATACCTCAAAAAGAAGAATATAAAAGCGAATTTGAACGTGTAGAAAAATTAGCTAAAAAAGCACGTAAGGAAGGAAAAGAAATTGTTGCTGTAATGGGTCTTGGATTCGTAGGTGTTGTAATGGCTGCAATTGTTGCTGATACAGAAGACAAAAACAACAAATCAAGTAAATTTGTAATTGGAATTCAAAGACCAAGTGCAAGAAGTTTTTGGAAAATTCCTATTTTAAATCAAGGAGTATCACCTGTAAAAGCCGATGACCCCGAAGTAGATGAATTAATACAACGAACAGTTAATGAAAGAAAAACATTTGTATCAACATATAATAGTGATTGTATAAAACTTGCCGATTCCGTAGTGGTTGATGTTCAATGTGATTTTATAAAAAATGACCTTGGTAACATGAAAACAGGTGAGGCGGAAATAACAGCACTTGAGGCAACCATAAAAACCATTGGTTCAAAAATGAAACCTGAGTGTATGGTTTTAATTGAAACAACAGTTGCACCGGGAACAACGGAACTTATTGCATGGCCAATATTGAAGAAAGAATTTAAAAAACGAAATATCAAATCCGTTCCAATTCTTGCTCATAGCTTTGAAAGAGTAATGCCCGGCAAAGAATATGTTTCAAGTATTCGTGATTTTTGGCGTGTTTGTTCAGGTTGTAACTTAGAAGCAAAAAAACGTGTAGAAATATTTTTACATGAAGTATTAAATACAAAAGACTTTCCGCTAACAGTGATGGACAGACCTATTGAGTCGGAAACTACAAAAATTGTTGAGAACTCATATCGTGCAACAATTTTAGCTTTTCTTAACGAATGGAGTTTGTTTGCAGAAAGAAACGGTGTTGATTTAACAAAAGTTATTAAAGCCATACAAGTGCGACCTACTCATAGCAACATAATGTTCCCCGGACCTGGTATCGGTGGTTATTGTTTGCCTAAAGACGGTGGACTCGGTTATTGGGCTTACAAAAATATTTTAGCATTTGATGACGGTGATAAATTATTTAAAATAACACCTACGGCTATTGACATCAATGACACAAGAGCATTGCATGTTGCTGAATTAACAAGAGATGCTTTACGAAATCTTGACAAGTATATTTCAGGAAGCGAAGTATTGGTTTGTGGTGCAAGCTACAGGCAAGATGTTGGCGATACAAGATACAGTGGAAGCGAAATTCTAACAAGAAGAATTCGTGAAATGGGTGCTGATATTAAAGTACACGATCCTTATGTTGACATTTGGTATGAGCTTGAAGAACAAGATACTTATTATCCTCCCGAGCATTCATGGAAAAGATTTTTTAGAAATCAAGAACCTTTAAAAGACATTCATGTTCAAAAAGATATTAAAGAAGCAATTCATGGAGTTGAAGCATTAATTCTTGCAGTACCTCACGAAGAATATTTAAATTTAAATCCTGAGGATATTGTGAAATGGGCTGGTAATTCAATTGCAATAATTGATTGTTTCGGTATTCTTACCGATGAAAAAATAAAAC